CCCTTCCCGTACGCCAAGGACGGCACCGTGTTCTCGAACTTCGAGCGCGTCCTGCCGCAGCACAAGCGCGGCTACTACCACGAGTACACGGTCCGGACCCCGGGCGAGCGCGACCGAGGGGCCCGGCGGATCGTGACCGGGCGGGACGGGGACGTGTACTACACCGACGACCACTACGAGAGCTTCCGGGAGGTGGTCGCGGATGAGGCTCGATGAGCTCGGCGACCCCGTCGTCCTCGACCTGCACGGGGTCGCCGACAAGGCCGCCTTCATGGAGCGCTGCGCCGCCGCGCTGGCCCTGCCCGACTGGTTCGGCCGCAACTGGGACGCCCTGGCCGACTGCCTCACCGACCTGCCCGGGCCCGTCGCGCTCGTCGTCACCGGCTGGCAGGAGTTCGGGCGGAGCCGCCCGCGGGACTGGCAGCTCGCCCAGGAGGTCTTCGCCGCGGCCGTAGAGGAGGGCCCCACGCGCCTCACCGTCCTCGTCTCCCTGGGGGAGGTCTTCGGAGGAAACGACGAAAGACCTCCCCGAAGCCTCGGATGAATCGCCCGGGGCTGGTATTCGTACAGGCGTGGGACAATGAACTACGTGCTTTTTCCCCTGGCTGAAATGCCTAGGGGCCGATCCGAACGACTGGGATGTCAGCACGTGCGTTTCCTCAATGACGTCAAGCCGCCGTACGACCTCACGTACGACGATGTGTTCATGGTGCCGAGCCGCTCGGCCGTGGGTTCCCGGCAGGCCGTGGACCTCTCCTCGCCCGACGGGACCGGTACGACGATCCCGCTCGTCGTCGCCAACATGACCGCCATCGCCGGCCGCCGCATGGCCGAGACCGTCGCCCGTCGCGGCGGCCTGGTCGTCATCCCCCAGGACATCCCGATCGAGGTCGTCACCGACGTCATCGGCTGGGTCAAGAGCCGGCACCACGTCCTGGACACCCCCATCGTCCTGGAGCCGCACCAGACCGTCGCCGACGCGCTGTCCCTGCTGCCCAAGCGGGCGCACGACGCCGGTGTCGTCGTGGACGAGGACCGGCGTCCGGTTGGCGTCGTCACCGACGCCGACCTGTCCGGCGTGGACCGCTTCACCCAGCTGTCCGAGGTCATGTCCAAGGACCTGCTGCTCCTCGACGCCGACATCGAGCCGCGCGAGGCCTTCAACACCCTCGACGCCGCCAACCGACGCTACGCCCCGGCCGTCGACAAGGACGGGCGCCTGGTCGGCATCCTCACGCGCAAGGGCGCGCTCCGCGCGACCCTGTACAGCCCCGCCGTCGACGCCAAGGGCGGTCTGCGCATCGCCGCCGCCGTCGGCATCAACGGCGACGTGGCGGGCAAGGCCAAGCAGCTGCTCGACGCGGGCGTGGACACGCTCGTCATCGACACCGCGCACGGCCACCAGGAGTCGATGATCAGCGCGATCAGGACCGTCCGGGCGATCGACCCGCAGGTGCCGATCGTGGCCGGCAACATCGTCGCCGCCGAGGGCGTCAAGGACCTCATCGAGGCCGGCGCGGACATCATCAAGGTCGGTGTGGGCCCCGGTGCCATGTGCACCACCCGCATGATGACCGGCGTGGGCCGCCCGCAGTTCTCCGCCGTCCTGGAGTGCGCCGCCGAGGCGAAGAAGTACGGCAAGCACGTCTGGGCCGACGGCGGTGTCCGTCACCCGCGCGACGTCGCCATGGCGCTCGCCGCCGGTGCGTCCAACGTCATGATCGGCTCCTGGTTCGCCGGGACCTACGAGTCCCCGGGCGACCTCCAGCACGACGCGCAGGGCCGCGCGTACAAGGAGTCCTTCGGCATGGCCTCGGCCCGCGCCGTCCGGAACCGCACGAGCGACGAGTCCTCCTACGACCGCGCCCGCAAGGCGCTGTTCGAGGAGGGCATCTCCACCTCGCGCATGTTCCTCGACCCGCAGCGCCCGGGCGTCGAGGACCTGATCGACTCGATCATCGCCGGTGTCCGCTCCTCCTGCACCTACGCCGGTGCCAGCTCGCTCGCCGAGTTCGAGGAGAAGGCCACCGTCGGCATCCAGTCCGCCGCCGGTTACGCCGAGGGCAAGCCGCTGCACGCCAGCTGGAGCTGACGTCCGCCGGTTCCGCTAGAGCCGTCCACGGGCCCCCGGGAGATCCCTCCCGGGGGCCCGTGGCGTTCCCGCGCGCACGAAGCCCGCGGACCGCAGCGCCTCCGCCACCGCCGCCGCGATCCGCCGGTGGCCCCGGTCGTTGGGGTGGAGCCCGTCGGCGAGGTCCTGCGGCCCCAGCAGCGGCCGGCCGGGCAACAGGGCCAGCCGGGCGTCGCCGGCCGCCACGAGGTCGCGCACGGCCTCCTCCATGGCCGTCCGCAGCTCCGCGAGGGTGGCGCCGAGGGCGTTGCCGGTCCGTTCGGCCGCCGGACGCAGCACGGGGGAGAGCAGCAGCAGCGGGGTGCCGGGGTGCCCGCGGCGCACGAGGCCGACGAACGCGCGGGTGGTCTCGTACAGGAGCGGGGCCGAACAGGGCACGGTGCCCCAGCAGTTGGTGCCGAAGGCGAGGGTGATCAGCTCGCCGGGGAGCCGGGCGAGGTGCTCGGCGAGCGGGAGTTCGCCGCGGGCGCCGCCGGCGTAGCCGAGGTTGACCGGGTCAAGGCCGAGCGTCCGGCCGGCCGTCGCGGGCCAGGAGTGCGCGGGGCGGGTCGACCACCAGCCCTCGGTGATGGAGTCGCCGTGGACCAGCCAGCGGGGGCGCCGGGGCGCGGGGGAGAGGGCGCCGCCGACCGGCCGCAGGGCGCGGACGACCGGTGCCTGGCCCTCGGGCAGGTGGACGGTGAACTCGCCTCCTCCGGAAGGGAGTTCGAGCCGCACCGAGCTCTCCTCGGCCGGTTCCGCGAACACCTCGGCGAGGCAGCGCCGGCCCTGCCAGAGTGCGAAGCCGTGCCGCAGCGCGCGCAGCGCGTCCCCGGGCCGGGGGGCCGCCGCCCGGTAGCGCAGCTCCACCGCCCGGGTGCCCGGCGCCGCGCT
The DNA window shown above is from Streptomyces showdoensis and carries:
- a CDS encoding GuaB1 family IMP dehydrogenase-related protein — protein: MRFLNDVKPPYDLTYDDVFMVPSRSAVGSRQAVDLSSPDGTGTTIPLVVANMTAIAGRRMAETVARRGGLVVIPQDIPIEVVTDVIGWVKSRHHVLDTPIVLEPHQTVADALSLLPKRAHDAGVVVDEDRRPVGVVTDADLSGVDRFTQLSEVMSKDLLLLDADIEPREAFNTLDAANRRYAPAVDKDGRLVGILTRKGALRATLYSPAVDAKGGLRIAAAVGINGDVAGKAKQLLDAGVDTLVIDTAHGHQESMISAIRTVRAIDPQVPIVAGNIVAAEGVKDLIEAGADIIKVGVGPGAMCTTRMMTGVGRPQFSAVLECAAEAKKYGKHVWADGGVRHPRDVAMALAAGASNVMIGSWFAGTYESPGDLQHDAQGRAYKESFGMASARAVRNRTSDESSYDRARKALFEEGISTSRMFLDPQRPGVEDLIDSIIAGVRSSCTYAGASSLAEFEEKATVGIQSAAGYAEGKPLHASWS
- a CDS encoding GDSL-type esterase/lipase family protein; translated protein: MSWLEPAPFLRGTAWLDGDRPVRADPADLGRLPWDIAERAALPIGVRVEFSAAPGTRAVELRYRAAAPRPGDALRALRHGFALWQGRRCLAEVFAEPAEESSVRLELPSGGGEFTVHLPEGQAPVVRALRPVGGALSPAPRRPRWLVHGDSITEGWWSTRPAHSWPATAGRTLGLDPVNLGYAGGARGELPLAEHLARLPGELITLAFGTNCWGTVPCSAPLLYETTRAFVGLVRRGHPGTPLLLLSPVLRPAAERTGNALGATLAELRTAMEEAVRDLVAAGDARLALLPGRPLLGPQDLADGLHPNDRGHRRIAAAVAEALRSAGFVRAGTPRAPGRDLPGARGRL
- a CDS encoding barstar family protein is translated as MRLDELGDPVVLDLHGVADKAAFMERCAAALALPDWFGRNWDALADCLTDLPGPVALVVTGWQEFGRSRPRDWQLAQEVFAAAVEEGPTRLTVLVSLGEVFGGNDERPPRSLG